The Mycolicibacterium cosmeticum DNA window ACACAGGCAACGGCGCGTAACAGCGCGACCGCGGGTGTCAGCCGGTTCCCGCTGCGCCCAGTTACCCGTAGCCCCATGGTCACCGACCCCACCGTGCAGCCCGAGACCGCCCAGCACGCGGTCAGGTAACCGACGGCGACGACGAACAGCACCGCGGTGGAGAACACCGCACCGACGGTGGGCACCCGGAACGCGGCGGGATGGAACATCAACCGGGTCAGCAGCAGACCGAGATAGATCGCCGCCATCACGACCCCGACGACCACCAGGTCGATCACGGCGGCGATACCGCGGCTGACGACACCGGCGGTACGGGTCTCAGGCACGCCCGCGGT harbors:
- a CDS encoding RDD family protein, whose amino-acid sequence is MPETRTAGVVSRGIAAVIDLVVVGVVMAAIYLGLLLTRLMFHPAAFRVPTVGAVFSTAVLFVVAVGYLTACWAVSGCTVGSVTMGLRVTGRSGNRLTPAVALLRAVACVLLPVGLLWVAVDRRRRSLQDIVFGSRVSYVRP